The following coding sequences lie in one Silvibacterium dinghuense genomic window:
- a CDS encoding DUF3617 domain-containing protein, which yields MRLAPAILLLILSCCAALAQSTPVTPAIISSACDAWIGEFSLTPQNVADFRIQKQEEQYVLQARKDGTWQTFDTVKADPSAVTAGVDGKPTTDACVLKGKGGRLIRVPAGTIYEGKKAETGFLEASDDNNKPALFDVYPLHVPAACDRWLGEFGTKAHRPSAMRFEKLDGDYVVRAKDNSGKWAAETEPASYFPSNPDIGNGDKPIQSACTLMVDGGLFLMMPAGTSYQATSRFGSNWGEYTAQTGFLFMTIEGFQVDGHDLYPISAEDEAPKAPIAPPAIRMGLWEVTGTSTLTEMDKSSKPDQKSFDRRRCITPQTWRPIETSDKCDLDREQLENNLYSADISCTEPDEATHVELKFDSAETAHFTMTINLLNDGKPYTTERMSGSEKFIGENCEAVKPPATQNQ from the coding sequence ATGCGGTTGGCTCCTGCGATTCTCCTGCTCATACTTTCTTGCTGCGCTGCTCTGGCACAGTCCACACCTGTGACTCCGGCAATAATTTCCTCCGCATGCGATGCATGGATCGGCGAGTTTTCGCTCACTCCACAGAATGTTGCTGACTTTCGCATTCAGAAGCAGGAAGAGCAATACGTTCTCCAGGCAAGAAAAGATGGAACATGGCAAACGTTCGACACCGTCAAGGCTGATCCAAGTGCCGTTACAGCAGGAGTCGACGGTAAGCCGACGACAGACGCCTGTGTGCTCAAGGGCAAAGGCGGCAGGCTGATACGCGTTCCAGCAGGAACTATCTATGAAGGCAAGAAGGCAGAGACAGGCTTTCTTGAGGCCAGCGATGATAACAATAAGCCAGCCTTATTCGATGTCTATCCTCTGCATGTACCGGCTGCATGCGATCGATGGCTAGGCGAGTTTGGAACCAAAGCGCATCGCCCGTCTGCCATGCGCTTTGAAAAACTCGATGGTGATTACGTCGTACGAGCAAAAGATAATAGCGGGAAATGGGCCGCGGAGACCGAACCTGCCTCCTACTTTCCGAGTAACCCTGATATTGGGAACGGAGATAAGCCTATCCAGTCAGCCTGCACGCTCATGGTGGACGGAGGACTTTTCCTCATGATGCCTGCGGGAACGTCTTATCAGGCAACCTCCCGGTTCGGCTCAAACTGGGGCGAATACACGGCACAAACCGGCTTCCTTTTTATGACGATAGAAGGGTTTCAGGTCGATGGGCATGACCTCTACCCGATATCTGCCGAAGATGAGGCGCCGAAAGCACCGATTGCTCCCCCTGCAATCAGGATGGGGCTATGGGAAGTAACAGGTACATCTACCCTGACCGAAATGGATAAGTCCAGCAAGCCTGACCAAAAATCCTTTGATCGCCGCCGTTGCATTACTCCGCAAACCTGGAGGCCAATCGAAACAAGTGACAAATGTGATCTTGATCGGGAACAGCTCGAAAACAATCTCTACAGCGCGGATATTTCATGCACGGAGCCAGATGAAGCGACTCACGTCGAGTTGAAATTCGATTCCGCGGAAACGGCTCATTTCACAATGACAATCAACCTTCTCAATGATGGCAAACCATATACCACCGAGAGGATGAGTGGAAGCGAGAAATTTATTGGAGAGAACTGCGAAGCGGTGAAACCGCCGGCCACGCAAAACCAGTAA
- a CDS encoding penicillin-binding transpeptidase domain-containing protein, translating into MQEQLHAAKASGVLLDWNTGKVLAVEGRPHASTPGSAIKPFLLTYALKHGIVDANTRVYCRRTLHVAGRSLPCSHPNDQPLLDAEDALAASCNTWFASLAQRMTAQDLQAALQQTGLPYSTTHFDEPDDRILTVLGLENVSTTPIQMAIAYRALFLHEAHTSVVWNGLRDSVAYGMANHARIKGAGVLGKTGTASNPGEWWTHGWFAGGIPNRFVLVIYVPRGDGGIAATLASHVFQHLLPEDAP; encoded by the coding sequence TTGCAAGAACAACTTCACGCCGCCAAGGCTTCCGGTGTATTGCTCGATTGGAATACGGGAAAAGTGTTAGCAGTAGAAGGACGACCACACGCCTCAACACCTGGATCTGCAATCAAACCCTTCCTGCTCACCTATGCTTTAAAACATGGCATCGTCGATGCAAACACGCGAGTGTACTGCCGCCGCACACTTCATGTCGCTGGCCGATCCCTCCCCTGTTCTCATCCCAACGACCAGCCTCTGCTGGACGCCGAGGACGCGCTTGCGGCTTCATGCAACACATGGTTTGCCTCGCTGGCACAGCGCATGACAGCACAAGATCTGCAAGCTGCATTGCAGCAAACCGGCTTGCCATATTCCACGACGCATTTTGATGAGCCAGATGACCGCATCCTTACCGTGCTTGGACTGGAAAATGTCTCGACCACTCCGATACAGATGGCCATTGCCTATCGCGCGTTGTTTCTACATGAGGCACATACAAGCGTAGTGTGGAATGGCTTACGCGATTCTGTTGCGTACGGCATGGCAAATCATGCGCGCATCAAAGGAGCAGGGGTGCTCGGAAAAACAGGCACGGCCAGCAACCCTGGAGAATGGTGGACTCATGGCTGGTTTGCTGGCGGAATACCGAATCGATTTGTACTGGTGATTTATGTACCACGCGGCGACGGCGGCATTGCCGCAACTCTGGCCAGTCATGTATTCCAGCACCTTCTACCTGAGGATGCTCCATGA
- a CDS encoding SpoIID/LytB domain-containing protein, whose protein sequence is MLCSALSCLAQQDGGGRDISVALFSTLPPRSITVAASGPQAWWALCATCRHQSFTTPLHIPAVHEVFAGGPLTVRDEEHAQVRTADGRWHLRSESQGNIDVVLTLPSERYVAAVLMGETPSGEPQESLRAMAIVARTIAMRAVPARSTSSQLPSDICDSTACQDMRLGPVSSAVREAVRSTAGKTLWWGSQRAQVFFSGSCGGTTESAGAMWPELAHVPYLRSIQDPYCVRKDRASWHAEIPLAEIQQIAMREGWHIPSHIASAQVIDRTSSLRSRTIAFTDDSGKQSLVSAPALRLAVGRSLGWNLIRSDAYDLRVRNGILVLDGHGHGHGVGLCQQGATEMARMGRSYREILAFYFPGTKVRVTSTDEGWKQGSQEDVRFASTIALKPPLIESAVSAWKIAKSSFPPREQVIPEVIFAPSTELFRQMTLQPGWQLASTAGATITLQPLSVFAANSASLATTLQHEMLHVAVEMSTNEKTPLWLREGMVEVLAGDAPRTPPSLSVADTERLLQNANSRHESEAAHRAAAARTRQLLEHYGMSTVRGWIIGGSSVPTD, encoded by the coding sequence ATGCTATGCTCTGCACTCTCTTGTCTGGCGCAGCAAGATGGCGGCGGACGAGATATAAGTGTCGCATTGTTTTCTACGCTGCCTCCGCGGAGCATCACTGTCGCCGCATCCGGTCCGCAAGCCTGGTGGGCGTTGTGCGCCACTTGCCGACATCAATCCTTTACGACTCCGCTGCACATACCGGCCGTGCATGAAGTCTTCGCAGGCGGTCCACTCACGGTTCGCGATGAAGAGCACGCACAAGTTCGTACTGCAGACGGCAGATGGCACCTGCGGTCTGAAAGCCAGGGCAATATCGATGTCGTTCTTACTTTGCCGAGTGAGCGGTATGTAGCAGCCGTTCTCATGGGTGAAACACCATCAGGCGAGCCTCAAGAATCTCTCCGCGCTATGGCAATCGTAGCAAGAACAATTGCCATGCGAGCAGTTCCCGCGAGAAGCACTTCCAGTCAACTGCCAAGCGATATCTGCGACAGCACGGCCTGCCAGGATATGCGGCTAGGACCTGTATCCAGTGCAGTCCGCGAAGCCGTTCGTAGCACCGCAGGCAAAACACTGTGGTGGGGCTCGCAACGCGCGCAGGTATTTTTCAGCGGAAGCTGCGGAGGTACAACCGAGAGCGCCGGAGCCATGTGGCCGGAGCTCGCCCATGTTCCCTATCTTCGCTCCATCCAGGATCCGTACTGCGTGCGCAAAGATCGAGCAAGCTGGCATGCAGAGATACCACTTGCCGAAATCCAGCAGATCGCAATGCGCGAAGGCTGGCACATACCGTCGCATATCGCTTCTGCACAGGTCATAGACCGAACCTCTTCCTTGCGCTCACGAACCATCGCGTTCACCGATGACAGCGGAAAGCAATCCCTTGTCTCAGCACCTGCACTGCGCCTCGCCGTGGGACGCTCCCTGGGATGGAACCTGATACGAAGCGATGCCTACGATCTCCGGGTTCGCAACGGCATACTGGTCTTAGATGGACATGGCCACGGCCACGGCGTTGGCCTTTGTCAGCAGGGCGCAACGGAGATGGCACGCATGGGTAGGTCCTACCGCGAGATTCTTGCGTTCTACTTTCCTGGCACAAAGGTGCGCGTCACAAGCACAGATGAAGGATGGAAACAGGGCTCGCAGGAAGATGTCCGCTTCGCGAGCACAATCGCACTCAAGCCACCGTTGATCGAAAGCGCAGTAAGCGCCTGGAAGATAGCGAAAAGCAGTTTCCCACCACGGGAGCAAGTTATACCTGAAGTCATCTTCGCGCCCAGCACAGAACTCTTTCGACAGATGACCTTGCAGCCAGGATGGCAATTGGCGAGCACAGCCGGAGCGACGATTACGTTACAGCCTTTATCTGTGTTTGCGGCAAATAGCGCATCGCTAGCAACAACTCTGCAGCATGAAATGCTGCATGTTGCCGTAGAGATGAGCACAAATGAGAAAACTCCGCTATGGCTGCGCGAAGGAATGGTGGAAGTGCTTGCAGGCGATGCACCTCGCACCCCTCCTTCACTTTCCGTAGCGGATACCGAGCGGCTACTGCAGAATGCCAACAGCAGGCATGAGAGCGAGGCCGCACACCGGGCGGCGGCGGCACGCACACGACAACTCCTGGAGCACTATGGAATGTCTACAGTGCGTGGCTGGATCATCGGCGGCTCATCTGTTCCTACAGATTGA
- a CDS encoding alpha-2-macroglobulin family protein, which produces MRWRALLLLAFLTFAASWCHAQDDAVSFNLSTSKTFAEGEKPTIHLYTHNVDALEFRVYRVHDPAKFVENLRELHSFGPEGSLLGPEQVDEKTWLERFHDWKSDLWSRVRAFFRHQFSHDARRQLRRQQTKLSRKSRIVSEAEFAQIPVLNSSQLVARWREQVPSTYISDTNELPVPKLDAGLYLLEATDGRYKAYTLLMVTNMALITRTGSTEITAYVVDRATGVPIAGAKVDAGYGPKRFASAITDANGVADLPVQGKKGVDDELWVISAKDREVAVSTPGGWMLSDGTSHNMVGYAFTERPVYRPTHTVHWKAILREKSGNSLAMPSEAKVHVSILDGADQTVFEKDMPVTNGNISGDYDLPKDASLGYYTLRVGSGDDAFATASFHVEEYRKPEYRVQVTAQQKRVLEGTTVPVTIDARYFFGEPVAGGKVKYRIYHERHDWWGEPEDDDSPADTDSSDDSDDNGDEEAEKTGVLDANGLLTVQVPTQVEDKNHSDLDYTVEAGVTDAANREITGRGRFLATYSTFRVKVEPVSYAVRPNDMAKVRVTAVDYDDKPVSTHVHLQLRFRRWEDGHTSTVDGASSDVTTDASGHAMGEIAVGAPQSSAGEVVATASSVQSGTPDPVDTSFLYILGAGEQSWDSSDDTAQIITDKKSYAPGDIAHISIVSEVEGFHALVITEGASLLKRDVLHTDGRTVSFDLPITADAQPNITISTLFLKNNTLYQATKRIQVPPAQQKLQVEVTPTKEIFQPQQSATYDVSTMDSTGKPVSADVSFGVVDEAIYSLYPDTSGDMIKSLYPQRYSSAEVETSLDYYFSGEAGEKSPLLAERNRRYHPQLAQVKPGNEAAPKVRKAFPDTAYWSPDVHTDSSGHARVTLTFPDALTTWRTTVHAITNDSKAGSASSKVLVRKDVLVRMGTPRFMLKGDEITLPVIVHNYLDTAKMAKVSLHVSGLDVVHAPDASVSVPSKGEATVMWRLRASQVGTATLVGAAITDVESDALEISFPVEPAGVAKTIAASGVIAQSSSQANATVHFPAGTDVDAHSLHIEISPSIAGSLFTALDYLTSYPYGCTEQTMSSFLPNVIVSETLRKLKPGTPIDEADLRAKMVAGLDRLQDYQHDDGGWGWWKEDDSRVYMTAYVVGGLGQGEQFVPFTPQQKQMLENGMNYLRDALKQHPRMRPELRAAVVYALANAGEKNLKDALNAQWERRKDLQPEALAMTGLAMLQVNDTRAGDVADVLRSKAVRKGDLVSWAGSYVPLLDAEYENDAEATAYAVRLLARINPNDALLPAAAQWLMLERNNGGWWDSTEQTAMVLFGLIDYLAASHELDANFTVDVLVNGKSVGQHAFTMDDALHGASLKLDVGGAQLVPDGNNIQIVRNSGSGRVYWSVRGRYFSTEKKDYQAGMLSLNLTRDYYKLQPTQKDGKVMYSLIPLAGDAQVGDVLAVHEAINGSPMRYLLLEDPIPAGAEFITNEGSYPVESRPGGWYDWFTRREFHDDHAAFFASDFDGRQEIFYLIRIVNPGSFNISPSHVEPMYQTGVQASSDARHLNVPAPGGAQ; this is translated from the coding sequence ATGAGATGGCGCGCGCTCCTGCTGCTTGCCTTCCTGACATTCGCTGCTTCCTGGTGCCATGCCCAGGACGATGCCGTATCGTTCAACCTAAGCACGAGTAAGACCTTCGCGGAAGGTGAAAAACCGACCATCCATCTCTACACGCATAATGTGGATGCGCTGGAGTTCCGTGTCTATCGTGTGCATGATCCGGCGAAGTTTGTTGAAAATCTTCGCGAACTGCATTCCTTCGGTCCGGAAGGCAGCCTGCTCGGGCCGGAGCAGGTGGATGAGAAGACCTGGCTGGAACGTTTTCATGATTGGAAGTCCGATTTGTGGAGCCGCGTCCGCGCTTTCTTTCGGCACCAGTTCTCACACGATGCGCGCCGGCAGCTTCGCCGGCAGCAGACCAAGCTGAGCCGGAAGAGCCGTATCGTCTCTGAGGCGGAATTCGCACAGATTCCGGTGTTGAACTCCTCCCAACTCGTGGCGCGATGGCGTGAACAGGTGCCGTCTACTTATATCTCAGATACGAACGAGTTACCGGTTCCAAAACTCGATGCCGGTTTATATCTTCTGGAGGCCACGGACGGGCGCTACAAGGCCTATACGCTGCTGATGGTAACGAACATGGCGCTGATTACGCGCACAGGTTCGACTGAAATCACGGCGTATGTCGTAGATCGTGCGACAGGAGTGCCTATTGCTGGCGCAAAGGTGGATGCAGGATACGGACCGAAGCGTTTTGCCTCTGCAATCACAGACGCGAACGGCGTCGCCGATCTTCCGGTACAAGGAAAAAAGGGCGTGGACGATGAGCTCTGGGTCATCTCCGCAAAGGATCGCGAAGTTGCAGTCTCTACGCCGGGCGGCTGGATGCTGAGTGATGGGACGAGCCATAACATGGTGGGTTATGCGTTCACTGAGCGGCCCGTATATCGCCCCACCCATACGGTGCATTGGAAGGCGATCCTTCGAGAGAAGAGTGGGAACTCGCTTGCGATGCCGAGCGAAGCTAAGGTACACGTCAGCATTTTGGATGGCGCTGACCAGACCGTCTTTGAGAAAGATATGCCTGTTACAAACGGCAATATCTCTGGCGATTACGATCTGCCGAAGGACGCTTCGCTGGGTTATTACACGCTTCGCGTGGGCAGCGGCGATGATGCATTTGCAACTGCCAGCTTCCATGTAGAGGAGTACCGCAAGCCGGAATACCGCGTCCAGGTGACGGCGCAGCAGAAGCGCGTGCTGGAAGGTACAACCGTGCCAGTCACGATTGACGCGCGCTATTTTTTCGGTGAGCCGGTTGCGGGTGGCAAGGTGAAGTACCGTATCTATCACGAGCGGCATGATTGGTGGGGAGAGCCTGAGGACGACGATTCTCCTGCGGATACCGATAGCAGCGACGATAGCGATGATAACGGTGATGAAGAGGCTGAAAAGACCGGTGTTCTGGATGCCAATGGCCTTCTGACGGTGCAGGTGCCTACTCAGGTCGAGGATAAAAACCATAGCGACTTGGACTATACCGTCGAGGCTGGTGTGACCGATGCAGCGAACCGTGAGATCACTGGTCGTGGACGCTTCCTCGCTACCTATAGCACCTTCCGGGTTAAGGTGGAGCCTGTCAGTTATGCTGTTAGGCCCAACGATATGGCCAAGGTGCGTGTTACTGCCGTGGATTATGACGATAAGCCGGTGAGCACGCACGTTCATCTGCAATTGCGCTTCCGCCGCTGGGAGGACGGTCACACCAGTACGGTGGATGGTGCTTCGAGCGATGTGACCACGGACGCTTCCGGTCATGCTATGGGTGAAATTGCAGTGGGCGCACCGCAATCCAGTGCTGGAGAGGTGGTGGCTACAGCGAGCTCTGTGCAGAGTGGTACGCCCGATCCTGTAGATACGAGCTTCCTGTACATCTTGGGGGCCGGAGAGCAGTCGTGGGACAGCAGCGATGATACGGCGCAGATTATTACGGATAAAAAATCGTACGCGCCGGGAGATATAGCGCATATCAGCATCGTGTCCGAGGTGGAGGGTTTCCACGCACTTGTGATTACAGAAGGCGCATCGCTGCTGAAGCGAGACGTTCTGCATACGGACGGGAGAACGGTGTCGTTCGATCTGCCCATCACGGCGGATGCGCAGCCGAATATTACGATCTCTACACTCTTCCTGAAGAACAATACTCTCTACCAGGCAACGAAACGTATCCAGGTGCCGCCTGCGCAGCAGAAATTGCAGGTTGAGGTCACGCCGACAAAGGAGATCTTTCAGCCGCAGCAGAGTGCGACATACGATGTGTCCACGATGGACTCCACGGGGAAGCCGGTCAGCGCCGATGTAAGTTTCGGCGTGGTGGATGAAGCCATCTATTCGCTTTACCCGGATACGAGCGGCGATATGATCAAGAGCCTGTATCCGCAGCGCTATAGCAGTGCGGAGGTGGAGACTTCGCTGGACTATTATTTCAGCGGAGAAGCTGGCGAAAAGTCACCTCTACTGGCAGAACGTAATCGCCGTTATCATCCGCAGCTGGCACAGGTGAAACCGGGTAATGAGGCCGCTCCTAAAGTGCGTAAGGCATTTCCGGATACGGCCTACTGGTCGCCTGATGTGCATACAGATAGCAGCGGTCATGCCCGCGTGACGCTGACCTTCCCGGATGCCCTCACCACGTGGCGTACAACCGTTCATGCCATTACGAATGACTCAAAGGCAGGATCGGCCTCGAGCAAAGTGCTGGTGAGAAAAGATGTGCTGGTGCGCATGGGAACGCCGCGCTTCATGCTCAAAGGGGACGAGATTACGCTCCCTGTCATCGTGCATAACTACCTCGACACTGCAAAGATGGCAAAGGTGTCGTTGCACGTCAGCGGTCTGGACGTGGTGCATGCGCCGGATGCGAGCGTGAGCGTTCCTAGTAAAGGAGAAGCGACAGTGATGTGGCGTCTGCGTGCATCGCAGGTCGGCACGGCAACGTTGGTGGGGGCCGCGATTACCGATGTTGAATCGGATGCGTTGGAAATCAGCTTCCCCGTAGAGCCTGCGGGCGTTGCCAAGACGATCGCGGCCAGCGGGGTCATTGCACAGTCTTCATCACAGGCGAATGCAACCGTGCATTTTCCCGCGGGAACGGATGTCGATGCGCACTCTCTGCATATCGAAATAAGTCCATCGATTGCTGGCTCGCTCTTCACCGCGCTCGATTACCTCACCAGTTATCCGTACGGTTGCACGGAGCAGACTATGTCCAGCTTCCTGCCGAATGTGATCGTTTCTGAAACCCTGCGGAAGCTTAAGCCGGGAACACCGATCGATGAAGCAGATTTGCGCGCGAAGATGGTGGCAGGGCTTGATCGGCTGCAGGATTATCAGCACGATGATGGCGGTTGGGGCTGGTGGAAGGAGGACGACAGCCGTGTCTACATGACTGCCTATGTCGTAGGCGGGCTCGGTCAGGGAGAGCAATTTGTGCCGTTTACGCCCCAGCAAAAGCAAATGCTGGAGAACGGCATGAATTATCTTCGCGATGCTCTGAAGCAGCATCCCAGGATGCGCCCGGAGTTGCGTGCGGCTGTCGTATACGCGCTTGCCAATGCTGGCGAGAAGAACCTGAAGGATGCACTCAATGCTCAATGGGAGCGTCGCAAAGATCTGCAGCCGGAGGCGCTTGCGATGACCGGTCTGGCCATGCTGCAAGTGAATGACACCCGTGCCGGAGACGTGGCAGACGTGCTGCGGAGCAAAGCAGTGCGCAAGGGCGATCTCGTCTCCTGGGCCGGATCGTATGTGCCGCTCCTGGATGCCGAATATGAGAATGACGCAGAGGCCACTGCTTATGCCGTGCGTCTCCTGGCACGGATCAATCCGAATGACGCGCTGCTACCCGCAGCGGCGCAGTGGCTTATGCTGGAGCGCAACAATGGCGGATGGTGGGATTCCACGGAGCAGACCGCGATGGTGCTCTTCGGACTGATCGATTACCTGGCTGCGTCGCATGAGCTGGATGCAAACTTTACCGTGGATGTTCTGGTGAATGGGAAATCTGTAGGGCAGCATGCCTTCACGATGGATGATGCGTTGCATGGCGCGAGCCTGAAGCTCGATGTCGGAGGCGCGCAACTCGTGCCAGATGGGAACAATATCCAGATTGTGCGGAATAGTGGTTCTGGCCGTGTGTACTGGTCCGTGCGCGGTCGATACTTCTCTACAGAAAAGAAGGATTATCAGGCAGGGATGCTGTCACTGAACCTGACACGCGACTATTACAAATTGCAACCGACGCAGAAGGACGGCAAAGTGATGTACAGCCTTATTCCGCTTGCTGGCGATGCGCAGGTCGGCGATGTGCTCGCCGTACATGAGGCGATCAACGGCTCGCCCATGCGTTATCTGCTGCTGGAAGACCCGATTCCCGCAGGCGCGGAGTTCATCACAAACGAAGGCAGTTATCCCGTCGAAAGCCGTCCGGGCGGATGGTATGACTGGTTTACGCGACGAGAATTTCACGACGATCACGCTGCGTTTTTCGCCAGCGACTTTGATGGACGGCAGGAAATCTTCTATCTGATTCGCATTGTGAACCCAGGCAGCTTCAACATCAGTCCATCGCACGTGGAGCCTATGTATCAAACAGGAGTGCAGGCTTCCAGTGATGCGCGTCACCTGAATGTTCCTGCTCCGGGAGGCGCGCAATGA
- a CDS encoding DUF1175 family protein encodes MRILDQKLEMPADGRFHHLGLISFADGGPMNVSRVSVTGLLARASEAGKSKVDLVVQSPVLPGKDTVRISYGKATVALRVHFVPSEDDIIGDGTPDFLRLHTAEDRNAFRGWFTAMAEAAADLPREKLPAEIDDCAALLRWCYRNALHAHDEAWLGEAPDGVDLARPSVRQYAYPLTPLGAGLFRVRDGSFAPGDESNGAFAQFADARTLWRLNTFFLSRDVRNARSGDLLFFRQLEQNSPYHSMIVTGEGQKWVIYHTGPIGRGPGEVRRVLLQDLLQHPDPRWRPNPENSNFLGVYRWNILQEDPR; translated from the coding sequence TTGCGCATCCTGGATCAGAAGCTCGAGATGCCGGCCGACGGCCGCTTTCATCATCTCGGTCTGATCTCCTTTGCTGACGGTGGCCCAATGAATGTCTCAAGAGTTTCTGTCACCGGCTTGCTCGCACGGGCTTCAGAGGCAGGGAAGTCAAAGGTAGATCTGGTGGTTCAATCGCCTGTTCTTCCAGGCAAGGATACGGTCCGAATCTCTTATGGAAAAGCCACTGTAGCATTGCGGGTTCATTTTGTTCCTAGCGAGGATGACATCATCGGTGATGGCACTCCCGACTTTCTTCGCTTGCATACGGCTGAAGATCGTAATGCATTTCGCGGATGGTTTACAGCGATGGCAGAAGCCGCTGCAGATCTGCCACGGGAAAAGCTTCCGGCAGAAATCGATGATTGTGCCGCGCTGTTGCGCTGGTGTTATCGCAACGCGCTGCATGCACACGATGAGGCATGGCTCGGCGAGGCTCCGGACGGCGTTGATCTGGCACGGCCTTCCGTGAGGCAGTACGCATATCCGCTCACGCCTCTGGGGGCCGGCTTGTTCCGTGTGCGGGATGGCTCCTTTGCGCCAGGTGACGAAAGCAATGGCGCATTTGCGCAGTTTGCAGATGCGAGGACGCTATGGCGGCTGAATACCTTCTTCCTTAGCCGGGATGTGCGGAATGCGCGTTCAGGTGATCTGCTGTTTTTTCGTCAGCTGGAGCAGAACTCTCCTTATCATTCGATGATTGTCACGGGAGAAGGGCAGAAATGGGTGATTTATCACACGGGGCCGATCGGGCGTGGACCGGGTGAGGTGCGCCGTGTGCTTCTGCAGGATCTCTTGCAGCATCCCGATCCCAGATGGCGGCCCAATCCAGAGAACAGTAACTTCCTTGGCGTATATCGCTGGAATATTCTTCAAGAGGATCCTCGATGA
- a CDS encoding DUF3829 domain-containing protein, whose amino-acid sequence MQARHALNIAGAAVLLFGVSSIFNGCKSKPTVQQAVKTVLSSEDQNAMDKEQPIIECINQTFAHFEEMTPVYFQDMDQLKQSKTKDVAFFSFKIRPFEVSHQFEDSCIDGLNKSASMLPAIPQVDATAQDTANTLKQLQAPGDALEDYIRQKGWLADNFTKGKELDATLSPLLKRLWNDMQTLENAVHDQQTVLRKHELDAIEKEEGRNLHWHTMNSMLAARSLNDSVVTLTKAEKLDAQTMAAASKPLQDALDAARTYLATHPDEGKPDQRNMDPVWTTISSDLDRELGAARDAQTALPANGPLTDVDKKKARYPLQMVMYYYNQAVKSFNDAASMGVSR is encoded by the coding sequence ATGCAAGCCCGACATGCGCTAAACATTGCAGGCGCAGCCGTTCTGCTGTTTGGCGTATCGAGCATATTCAATGGCTGTAAGTCCAAGCCCACGGTACAGCAAGCAGTGAAGACTGTACTGTCGAGCGAAGACCAGAATGCGATGGACAAAGAACAACCAATCATCGAGTGCATCAATCAGACATTTGCGCACTTTGAAGAAATGACCCCCGTCTACTTTCAGGACATGGATCAACTGAAGCAGAGCAAAACAAAGGATGTCGCATTCTTCTCTTTCAAGATCCGGCCATTTGAAGTCTCGCATCAGTTTGAAGATAGCTGTATCGATGGATTGAACAAGTCCGCATCCATGCTGCCGGCAATCCCTCAAGTAGACGCCACCGCACAAGATACCGCGAACACACTCAAGCAGCTGCAAGCACCAGGGGATGCGCTTGAGGATTACATAAGGCAAAAGGGTTGGCTTGCGGATAACTTCACAAAAGGCAAGGAACTGGATGCGACACTCAGCCCGCTGCTAAAACGGCTCTGGAATGACATGCAGACGCTTGAAAACGCCGTCCACGATCAGCAAACCGTACTGCGAAAGCATGAACTGGATGCCATAGAAAAAGAGGAAGGGCGCAACCTGCATTGGCACACCATGAACAGCATGCTTGCAGCGCGCTCACTGAATGACTCGGTCGTAACACTTACAAAGGCTGAAAAGCTGGACGCACAAACCATGGCTGCGGCCTCGAAGCCCTTGCAGGATGCACTGGATGCCGCACGCACTTATCTCGCAACTCATCCCGACGAAGGCAAGCCAGACCAGCGAAACATGGACCCGGTATGGACGACCATCAGTAGTGATCTGGATCGAGAGTTAGGCGCGGCACGCGATGCGCAGACAGCGTTGCCTGCCAACGGCCCGCTTACAGACGTCGACAAGAAAAAAGCCAGGTATCCACTTCAAATGGTCATGTATTACTACAACCAGGCTGTAAAGAGCTTCAACGATGCAGCATCCATGGGAGTCAGCAGGTAA